Proteins co-encoded in one uncultured Draconibacterium sp. genomic window:
- a CDS encoding AMP-binding protein: MQRDKIDSFSSFISNSVKNYANNKALGFIDGDYLTYAQMGRKISAVQSYLEKLGIGAGDKVIIYSQNMPNWGVVYFALQCSGIVAVPVLPDFSPVELENVIKHSESKAMFISTSLQYKLKEVDASTLDIIIKIDDLSLLKTEDTSVVFDERASSNKTHQPKENELAVLIYTSGTTGNSKGVMLSQKNILENIIQSAAVQEIKPHFHFLSVLPLSHTYENTIGFLLAMYKGASVTYLHKPPTASVLLPALKKIRPEIMLTVPMIIEKVYKSSILPAINKKTATRLLYRFKPTRKLVHRMAGKKLYETFGGRLEFFGIGGAKLDGKVERFLRDAKFPYAIGYGLTETSPLLAGSNPTTTRFRAIGPKVINCELKIHDPNPKTGEGEIWAKGPNVMLGYYKNPEETKRVLTEDGWFKTGDLGIFDKDGWLSHKGRLKNMIVGANGENIYPEEIESIINNFRHVVESIVVQKKGKLVALVHFNREELEQKVKEMRSELGDKMDEISHQVDEKIEELSAELKEYINSRVNKFSKIQDFISHPTPFIKTATQKIKRYLYH; the protein is encoded by the coding sequence ATGCAAAGAGATAAAATCGACAGCTTTTCCTCCTTTATTTCTAACTCAGTAAAAAACTATGCCAACAATAAGGCACTTGGTTTTATTGATGGCGACTACCTTACTTATGCCCAAATGGGGAGAAAAATCTCCGCCGTTCAGTCCTATTTGGAAAAGCTTGGTATTGGTGCTGGCGATAAAGTGATTATTTACAGCCAAAACATGCCCAACTGGGGAGTTGTGTATTTTGCCTTGCAGTGCTCCGGAATTGTTGCTGTTCCTGTTCTTCCCGATTTTAGCCCGGTTGAACTGGAGAATGTGATCAAACATTCCGAATCAAAAGCCATGTTTATCTCTACAAGCCTCCAGTATAAATTGAAAGAAGTTGACGCATCAACACTGGATATTATAATTAAGATCGACGATCTGAGTCTTCTGAAAACTGAAGATACTTCGGTGGTTTTCGATGAAAGAGCAAGCAGCAACAAAACCCATCAACCCAAAGAAAATGAATTGGCGGTATTGATTTACACCTCTGGAACAACAGGAAATTCGAAAGGGGTAATGCTGTCGCAGAAAAACATTTTGGAGAATATTATTCAGTCGGCAGCAGTACAGGAAATAAAGCCTCATTTTCATTTTTTATCTGTGCTGCCACTCTCGCACACCTACGAAAATACGATTGGTTTTCTTTTGGCCATGTACAAAGGTGCCAGTGTAACTTATCTGCACAAACCGCCAACGGCAAGTGTACTTTTACCAGCGCTGAAAAAGATTCGCCCGGAGATTATGCTCACGGTACCAATGATTATTGAAAAAGTGTACAAAAGCAGCATTTTACCGGCGATTAATAAAAAAACGGCAACACGATTGCTATATCGTTTTAAGCCAACACGAAAACTGGTTCACCGTATGGCGGGCAAAAAATTATACGAAACGTTTGGTGGCCGACTTGAGTTTTTTGGTATTGGCGGCGCAAAACTCGATGGTAAAGTGGAACGTTTTCTGCGCGATGCAAAGTTTCCATATGCCATTGGTTATGGTTTAACTGAAACTTCGCCACTTTTGGCAGGATCGAATCCAACAACAACACGTTTCAGAGCCATTGGTCCAAAAGTGATTAATTGCGAATTGAAAATCCATGATCCAAATCCGAAAACCGGAGAAGGCGAAATTTGGGCGAAAGGTCCGAACGTTATGTTGGGCTATTACAAAAATCCGGAAGAAACAAAACGTGTTTTAACCGAAGACGGCTGGTTTAAAACCGGTGATCTTGGCATTTTCGACAAGGATGGCTGGCTAAGTCACAAAGGCAGGTTGAAAAATATGATTGTAGGTGCCAACGGCGAAAATATCTACCCTGAGGAAATTGAATCGATCATCAATAATTTCAGGCATGTGGTGGAATCAATTGTGGTTCAGAAAAAAGGGAAACTGGTAGCACTGGTTCATTTTAACAGGGAAGAACTGGAGCAAAAAGTGAAAGAAATGCGTTCTGAACTGGGAGATAAAATGGATGAAATCTCGCATCAGGTAGATGAAAAAATTGAAGAGTTAAGCGCTGAACTAAAAGAATATATCAATTCGCGGGTTAACAAGTTTTCCAAAATTCAGGATTTTATATCGCACCCTACTCCTTTTATAAAAACGGCCACGCAAAAGATTAAGCGCTATCTGTATCATTAA
- a CDS encoding YwbE family protein translates to MNNQQRNNIKVGLNVAVVKKEHQRSGELTCGIVKRILTKSAIHPHGIKVMLETGEVGRVQKILQES, encoded by the coding sequence ATGAATAACCAGCAACGAAACAATATTAAAGTTGGCTTAAACGTAGCCGTTGTAAAAAAAGAACACCAGCGATCGGGTGAATTAACCTGTGGTATCGTTAAGAGAATATTGACAAAATCCGCCATCCACCCACACGGAATAAAAGTAATGCTCGAAACCGGAGAAGTAGGGCGCGTTCAGAAAATTTTACAGGAGAGCTAA
- a CDS encoding S-adenosylmethionine:tRNA ribosyltransferase-isomerase codes for MNRYKDIKISDYTYNLPDERIAKYPLTERDKSKLLIRQNGTITQDIFENCANYLPEDAQLVFNNTRVIHARLFFYKETGAKIEIFCLEPVEPADYQVAFQETEEVTWKCMVGNSKKWKEGFLSHNFEIDGKDIELTAAKIGQEGNSFHIRFVWNGGVHFSEIIEHIGQLPIPPYLNRDTEESDEETYQTVYAKIDGSVAAPTAGLHFTDPVIAQLANKNISTNEITLHVGAGTFQPVKSETIEGHTMHHEQVIIPIEILRSFLENPKNIIAVGTTSVRSLESLYWIGLQLEEKRFNPFHPEVKQWEPYENEAKISLEKALQNIIYFLAENGEKAIRFSTQIIILPGYDFKLISGMFTNFHQPQSTLLLLISAFLGNDWKKVYDYALVNDFRFLSYGDSNLYLK; via the coding sequence TTGAACAGATACAAAGACATAAAGATTAGCGATTACACCTACAACCTGCCTGACGAGCGAATTGCCAAATACCCGCTTACGGAGCGCGACAAATCGAAATTACTCATCAGGCAGAATGGTACAATAACACAGGATATTTTTGAAAACTGCGCCAATTACCTTCCGGAAGATGCGCAACTGGTTTTTAACAATACCCGCGTAATTCATGCCCGTCTGTTTTTTTACAAGGAAACAGGTGCTAAAATCGAGATCTTTTGTCTGGAGCCCGTTGAACCGGCCGATTATCAGGTAGCATTTCAGGAAACCGAAGAAGTAACCTGGAAATGTATGGTAGGCAATTCAAAAAAGTGGAAGGAAGGTTTTCTGAGCCATAATTTTGAAATTGATGGGAAAGACATCGAACTGACAGCCGCCAAAATAGGACAGGAAGGCAATTCTTTTCACATCCGTTTTGTGTGGAATGGTGGGGTGCATTTCTCTGAAATTATTGAGCACATCGGGCAGTTACCAATTCCACCTTACCTGAACCGAGACACCGAAGAAAGCGATGAAGAAACCTACCAAACCGTTTACGCAAAAATCGATGGTTCAGTAGCAGCACCAACAGCCGGTTTGCATTTTACCGACCCGGTGATTGCCCAACTGGCCAACAAAAACATTTCAACCAACGAAATCACCCTGCATGTGGGAGCCGGTACTTTTCAGCCCGTAAAATCGGAAACGATTGAAGGGCACACCATGCACCACGAACAGGTGATTATCCCGATAGAAATTCTGCGTTCTTTTCTTGAAAATCCGAAAAATATCATTGCGGTGGGAACCACGTCGGTGCGCTCGCTGGAAAGTTTGTACTGGATTGGCCTGCAGCTGGAAGAAAAACGTTTCAACCCTTTTCATCCCGAGGTTAAACAATGGGAGCCTTACGAAAACGAAGCAAAAATTTCGCTCGAAAAAGCCCTGCAGAACATCATTTATTTCCTGGCCGAAAACGGTGAAAAAGCCATTCGCTTTTCAACACAGATTATTATTCTGCCGGGCTACGATTTTAAACTGATCAGCGGAATGTTCACTAACTTTCATCAGCCACAAAGTACGCTGCTATTGCTAATCAGCGCATTTTTGGGTAACGACTGGAAGAAGGTTTACGATTATGCACTGGTCAACGATTTTCGTTTTTTAAGCTATGGAGACAGTAACCTATACTTAAAATAA
- the trpB gene encoding tryptophan synthase subunit beta, protein MTDYFKQYPNKEGFYKEYGGSFIPPDLQKEMDKITDAYHSISKSHNFISELRSIRKHFQGRPTPVYYCQNLSAKYGGRIYLKREDLNHSGAHKLNHCMGEALLAKHLGKKKLIAETGAGQHGVALATAAAYFGLKCEIHMGEVDIAKEHPNVVRMKILGAEVVPVSHGLKTLKEAVDSAFEAYLKDPINTIYCIGSVVGPHPFPMMVRDFQRVVGIEAQEQFYEMTGENPDHVVACVGGGSNAMGMFSGFLDIEETELHGVEPGGVGTKLGDHASTITYGKPGVIHGFKCYTLQDEKGEPAPVYSVASGLDYPGVGPEHSMLKDMGKVNYGVADDAETIDAFYELSRLEGIIPALESAHAVAYSLKLAKENQQESILINLSGRGDKDIDFVVDKYGLPEDNK, encoded by the coding sequence ATGACTGATTATTTCAAGCAATACCCTAACAAAGAGGGATTCTATAAGGAATATGGTGGTTCGTTTATTCCACCCGATTTGCAAAAAGAAATGGATAAAATTACCGATGCTTACCACAGCATCAGCAAATCGCACAATTTTATTTCTGAACTTCGTAGCATTCGCAAACACTTTCAGGGACGGCCAACTCCGGTTTACTACTGCCAGAATTTGTCGGCAAAATATGGTGGCCGCATTTACCTGAAACGCGAAGACCTGAACCATTCGGGAGCGCACAAACTAAACCACTGTATGGGAGAGGCTTTGTTGGCCAAACACCTGGGCAAAAAGAAACTGATTGCCGAAACCGGCGCCGGACAACACGGTGTAGCTTTGGCAACTGCAGCAGCTTATTTTGGTTTGAAGTGTGAAATCCACATGGGCGAAGTTGACATTGCCAAAGAGCACCCGAACGTGGTTCGAATGAAAATTCTGGGCGCTGAAGTAGTTCCGGTTTCTCACGGATTAAAAACATTAAAAGAAGCGGTTGACTCTGCTTTTGAAGCTTACCTGAAAGATCCAATAAACACAATCTACTGCATTGGCTCTGTGGTTGGGCCGCACCCTTTTCCGATGATGGTACGCGATTTCCAGCGTGTGGTTGGAATTGAAGCACAGGAACAGTTCTACGAAATGACCGGGGAAAATCCCGATCATGTAGTAGCTTGTGTGGGTGGCGGAAGTAATGCCATGGGAATGTTCTCAGGCTTCCTTGATATTGAGGAAACCGAACTGCACGGTGTTGAGCCGGGCGGAGTTGGAACCAAACTGGGCGACCACGCCAGCACCATTACTTACGGAAAACCTGGTGTTATTCACGGTTTTAAATGCTACACTTTGCAGGATGAAAAAGGCGAACCGGCTCCGGTTTATTCGGTGGCCAGCGGACTGGATTATCCTGGAGTTGGACCAGAGCACAGTATGTTGAAAGATATGGGCAAAGTGAACTACGGTGTTGCCGACGATGCCGAAACCATCGACGCCTTTTACGAGTTAAGCCGTTTGGAAGGAATTATTCCGGCTTTGGAAAGTGCACACGCTGTAGCCTACAGTTTGAAGTTGGCAAAAGAAAATCAGCAGGAATCTATCCTTATCAACCTGAGTGGTCGTGGCGATAAAGACATCGACTTTGTGGTTGACAAATATGGTTTACCTGAAGACAACAAATAA
- a CDS encoding M3 family metallopeptidase, whose translation MKSQYYLVLFLLIIGCTNRKEALMNPFLKGVNVPIDYANVNANDIEEYANYTLIKTELNLEEIKKSSVPSFENLFGTFDDIANDIYKAASNCHMLYWVSPDSLSREKGLSGFQKLDSLSTTIYSDRELYEKMMSFKLSENYAELADYKKRLVDDLIFKFEQSGVNLKDEKLSVFKDLMKQINQLSSEYSNNMNASNEVLILDEQGIAGLSENFKNTYKTEENKYEVPVMNATVEPVLSNATNEETRKAFFFKYNNRASYKNLVILDSLVQKRYELAKIIGFESYAQYNLFPKMAKDPVTVWIFINDLVDKSKEKAKSDIELLNSIKKKELGGNASSIKPWDIKFYNNQILKTQYQVDHDIIREYLPLDSCLNGIFNLYEKLFGFEFRKVNNPLVWHKDVELIDVYEENNLKGRIYLDLFPRPNKESWFYGVPLSMGKATEEGYEVPINMLLGNFTPATEALPALLSFNELSTLFHEFGHIVDGISYHGEYSLQADTKPDFVESMSQIFENWIWNYEILSSFARHYETGEVLSKEIFKRMLNAKNVSSGLFAVSELRYCIYDMNLYDRYNPAIGINTDKLWQKIDDELDLIPMYAEGTHPQASWIHINTHPVYYYGYLWAEVYAQDMFTEFERNGLTDRETGLRFRELILANGTQRDIKEAVEEFLGRPSNSEAYIKNLGLN comes from the coding sequence ATGAAATCACAGTATTATCTTGTTCTATTTCTACTCATTATTGGATGTACGAATCGAAAAGAAGCATTAATGAATCCTTTTTTAAAGGGTGTTAATGTTCCTATTGATTATGCCAATGTAAACGCAAATGACATTGAAGAATACGCTAATTACACTCTTATTAAAACGGAATTAAACTTAGAGGAAATAAAAAAAAGCAGTGTTCCTTCTTTTGAAAATCTGTTTGGGACATTCGATGATATTGCAAATGATATATATAAAGCCGCAAGTAATTGTCATATGCTTTACTGGGTGTCACCCGACTCACTTTCAAGAGAAAAAGGGCTTTCCGGATTTCAAAAGCTGGATTCTTTGTCAACAACAATTTATTCTGACAGGGAACTGTATGAAAAAATGATGAGCTTCAAATTATCTGAAAATTATGCCGAACTAGCGGATTATAAAAAAAGATTGGTTGATGATTTGATCTTCAAATTCGAACAGTCGGGGGTTAATTTGAAAGATGAAAAACTTTCTGTTTTCAAAGATTTGATGAAACAGATTAATCAGCTTAGTTCCGAATACTCAAATAATATGAATGCATCCAATGAAGTTTTAATTCTTGATGAGCAAGGAATTGCTGGCCTCTCAGAAAATTTTAAAAACACTTACAAAACAGAAGAAAACAAATATGAGGTTCCCGTAATGAATGCCACGGTAGAGCCTGTGTTGAGCAATGCAACAAATGAAGAAACAAGAAAAGCATTCTTTTTTAAATACAACAATAGAGCTTCTTACAAAAATCTTGTTATTCTTGACAGTTTGGTGCAAAAGCGATATGAATTAGCAAAAATTATTGGCTTTGAGTCGTATGCACAATATAATTTGTTCCCAAAAATGGCAAAAGACCCAGTAACTGTATGGATTTTTATCAATGATTTAGTTGACAAATCGAAGGAGAAAGCAAAATCTGATATTGAATTATTAAATTCCATAAAGAAAAAAGAACTTGGAGGTAATGCTTCTTCAATAAAACCGTGGGATATTAAGTTTTATAATAATCAGATACTAAAAACACAGTACCAGGTAGATCATGATATAATAAGAGAGTATTTACCATTAGATTCATGCTTAAACGGAATATTTAACTTATATGAAAAATTGTTTGGGTTTGAATTTAGAAAAGTAAATAATCCATTAGTCTGGCATAAAGACGTTGAACTCATTGACGTATATGAAGAAAACAATTTGAAAGGGAGAATCTATTTGGACTTATTTCCAAGACCAAACAAAGAGTCGTGGTTTTATGGCGTTCCATTAAGTATGGGAAAAGCTACAGAAGAAGGTTACGAAGTTCCTATTAATATGTTGCTAGGCAATTTCACTCCGGCAACAGAAGCATTGCCTGCATTACTCAGCTTTAACGAACTAAGTACATTATTTCATGAATTTGGCCATATTGTTGACGGAATATCCTATCACGGAGAGTATTCATTACAGGCCGATACTAAACCTGATTTTGTTGAGTCTATGTCTCAAATTTTTGAAAACTGGATTTGGAATTATGAAATTCTTAGTTCGTTTGCAAGACATTATGAAACAGGCGAAGTGTTATCCAAAGAGATTTTTAAAAGAATGCTTAATGCAAAAAATGTTTCATCAGGCTTATTTGCAGTTTCTGAACTACGATATTGTATTTATGACATGAATTTATATGACAGATACAATCCTGCCATCGGTATTAATACAGATAAATTATGGCAAAAGATAGATGATGAACTTGATCTTATCCCCATGTATGCAGAAGGTACTCATCCACAGGCTAGTTGGATTCATATTAATACGCATCCGGTTTACTACTACGGATATTTATGGGCAGAAGTATATGCACAGGACATGTTCACAGAGTTTGAAAGAAATGGGCTGACTGATAGAGAGACAGGTTTAAGATTTCGTGAATTGATACTTGCAAATGGTACACAACGAGATATAAAAGAAGCTGTTGAAGAGTTTTTAGGTAGACCTTCAAACAGTGAAGCTTATATTAAAAATTTAGGACTAAATTAA
- a CDS encoding ATP-binding cassette domain-containing protein, which produces MITVSNLRIQFGKRVLFQDVNMKFMAGNCYGVIGANGAGKSTFLKAISGQIDATAGHISLEPGERLSVLSQDHFAFDEFSVLDTVMKGHAELWDLMKEKDALYMKPDFSEADGIKAGELEEKFGDMGGWNAESDAATLLSNLGIKEEYHYTLMKDMSGNQKVRVLLAQALFGNPDNLLLDEPTNDLDLETVVWLENYLANYENTVLVVSHDRHFLDAISTHTIDIDYNDIKMFAGNYSFWYESSQLALRQQQAQNKKAEEKKKELQEFISRFSANVAKSKQTTSRKKMLEKLNVDEIQPSTRKYPGIIFTPEREAGDRILDVENLSASIEGTTLFKDVEFSAQKGEKIVFLSRDHRAMTAFFEIINGKREADSGTYQWGQTITSAYLPLDNSEFFDSDITLFDWLCQFTTDTTEIYIRGYLGRMLFAGDEIYKKVNVLSGGEKMRCMIAKMQLLDANALILDTPTNHLDLESIQAFNNNLIKYPGNVFMSSHDHEFISSVCNRIIELTPNGIIDKLMPYDEYIEDDKIHALREKLYGN; this is translated from the coding sequence ATGATTACAGTATCGAATTTAAGAATCCAGTTTGGGAAACGCGTACTATTTCAGGACGTTAACATGAAGTTTATGGCCGGAAACTGTTACGGCGTTATTGGAGCAAACGGAGCAGGAAAGTCAACATTTTTAAAAGCAATCTCGGGGCAGATAGATGCTACCGCAGGACACATCTCTCTTGAACCGGGTGAGCGCCTTTCAGTGTTAAGCCAGGATCACTTTGCGTTTGATGAGTTCTCTGTTCTTGATACTGTAATGAAAGGGCACGCCGAGCTTTGGGATTTAATGAAAGAGAAAGATGCCCTTTACATGAAACCTGATTTTTCGGAAGCCGACGGTATTAAAGCCGGCGAACTGGAAGAAAAATTTGGCGATATGGGCGGCTGGAATGCCGAAAGTGATGCGGCTACGCTGTTGAGCAACCTGGGCATTAAAGAGGAATACCACTACACGCTGATGAAAGACATGAGCGGGAACCAAAAGGTTCGTGTTTTGCTGGCACAGGCTTTATTCGGAAATCCCGATAACCTGCTGCTAGATGAGCCTACCAACGACCTCGACCTGGAAACCGTGGTTTGGCTGGAGAATTACCTCGCCAATTACGAAAACACCGTTTTGGTAGTATCGCACGACCGTCACTTCCTCGATGCCATTTCTACCCACACCATCGACATCGATTACAACGACATAAAAATGTTTGCCGGAAACTACAGTTTCTGGTACGAAAGCAGCCAGCTGGCACTGCGTCAGCAGCAGGCTCAAAACAAAAAGGCCGAAGAGAAGAAGAAAGAATTGCAGGAGTTTATTTCGCGTTTTAGCGCCAACGTGGCTAAATCGAAACAAACTACCAGTCGTAAAAAAATGCTGGAGAAATTGAATGTGGATGAGATACAACCATCAACAAGAAAATATCCGGGAATTATTTTTACGCCCGAGCGCGAAGCCGGAGACCGCATTTTAGACGTGGAAAACCTGAGTGCCAGCATCGAAGGAACTACTCTTTTTAAGGACGTGGAATTCTCGGCACAAAAAGGTGAAAAGATTGTTTTCCTGTCGCGCGACCACCGTGCAATGACCGCTTTTTTCGAGATCATTAACGGAAAACGCGAAGCCGATTCGGGAACATACCAGTGGGGACAAACAATAACATCAGCGTACCTGCCATTAGACAACTCTGAATTTTTCGATAGCGACATAACCCTGTTCGACTGGTTGTGCCAGTTTACCACCGATACCACAGAAATCTACATTCGTGGTTATTTAGGACGGATGTTATTTGCCGGCGACGAGATATACAAAAAGGTAAATGTACTTTCAGGAGGTGAAAAGATGCGCTGTATGATTGCAAAAATGCAGTTGTTGGATGCCAACGCTCTGATTTTGGATACACCGACCAACCACCTCGATCTGGAATCGATTCAGGCCTTTAACAATAACCTCATAAAATATCCGGGCAACGTGTTTATGTCTTCGCACGACCACGAGTTTATTTCGTCGGTATGTAACCGCATTATCGAATTAACGCCTAACGGTATTATCGACAAACTAATGCCTTACGACGAATATATTGAAGACGATAAAATTCATGCACTACGCGAAAAACTTTACGGGAATTAA
- a CDS encoding GNAT family N-acyltransferase, translated as MELPDPKDLFKDQHPTHANGDYFAKFLMFILRFKKLDKVYNQIVDKQGVAFIDELIKMLEFDIEFDEEQLKKIPKEGPLIIVANHPLGGFDGLLLIKYLSLVRNDVKVLANYLLKKIDAVSEYFMEDDPFDDSEQGIYYGFKEAVIHLNAGGVLCLFPAIDVHTKDAYGSVTDKVWQFPAVNFIKMARVPVVPVLFQGTNSRLLHLVAKINPSLKSARLPSEILRKKHKRIKLRIGSPIKVDEQDTYNDVYQLGRFLRAKTYSMESDIEVRRFFNYALKPNVKPDEIIDPVPLEKIQKEIQLIKSKHTLFTLKNYTAYCAPSAMIPNILNEIGRLREITFREVGEGTNRSIDIDEYDLYYNQMFIWDEDEHRIVGAYRLGKGKDIMEQLGRRGFYLHSLFRISESFKPVLKESIELGRSFVIKEYQRKPMPLFLLWKGILYFLLKNPEYRYLIGPVSISNNYSKVSKDLIIKFIMKNHLNWRMAQHIKPRNSYKFKSDNVDLNLLMENTEQDINRLDKTIGDLDEQNSGLPVLLKKYIRLNAEIIGFNVDPKFNNCLDGLIVLDVYNVPKNTIESLSKEANDGSILDRFYGSREVE; from the coding sequence ATGGAATTACCTGATCCAAAGGATTTGTTCAAAGACCAACACCCGACACACGCCAACGGCGATTATTTCGCCAAGTTTCTCATGTTTATTCTTCGATTTAAAAAGCTGGATAAAGTTTACAATCAGATTGTAGATAAACAGGGTGTAGCGTTTATCGATGAGCTGATTAAAATGCTGGAGTTCGATATCGAATTTGATGAAGAGCAGCTAAAAAAAATACCAAAAGAAGGGCCGCTGATTATTGTTGCCAACCATCCGCTTGGTGGTTTCGACGGGTTGTTGCTGATAAAATACCTGTCGCTGGTTCGCAATGACGTAAAAGTGCTGGCCAATTATTTGCTGAAAAAAATAGATGCTGTTTCGGAGTATTTTATGGAAGACGATCCGTTTGACGATTCGGAGCAGGGAATTTATTATGGATTTAAAGAAGCCGTAATCCATTTGAATGCGGGGGGAGTGCTTTGTCTTTTTCCTGCAATCGATGTACATACCAAGGATGCTTATGGTAGTGTTACCGATAAAGTCTGGCAGTTTCCTGCGGTGAATTTTATAAAAATGGCTCGCGTACCTGTTGTTCCTGTGTTGTTTCAAGGCACTAACAGTCGTTTGTTGCATTTGGTGGCTAAAATCAATCCATCGTTAAAAAGTGCGCGTTTGCCGTCGGAGATTTTGCGGAAAAAGCATAAGAGGATAAAGCTGAGAATCGGAAGCCCGATAAAAGTTGACGAGCAGGATACATACAATGACGTGTATCAGCTGGGACGTTTTCTGCGTGCAAAAACCTACAGTATGGAATCGGACATTGAAGTGCGGCGCTTTTTTAATTATGCGTTGAAACCCAATGTAAAACCCGATGAAATTATCGATCCGGTTCCGTTGGAGAAAATTCAGAAAGAAATTCAGCTGATAAAATCAAAGCACACATTGTTCACCCTGAAAAATTATACGGCGTATTGTGCACCGTCGGCAATGATTCCGAATATTTTGAATGAGATAGGACGTTTGCGCGAGATCACTTTCCGCGAAGTAGGCGAGGGCACTAACCGCAGTATTGATATCGATGAGTATGATTTGTACTACAACCAGATGTTTATTTGGGATGAAGATGAGCATCGGATTGTTGGGGCGTATCGCCTGGGGAAAGGCAAAGATATTATGGAACAATTGGGCCGACGCGGATTTTACCTGCACTCGTTGTTTCGAATTTCGGAAAGTTTTAAACCGGTTTTAAAGGAAAGTATTGAGTTGGGCCGTTCGTTTGTGATAAAAGAATACCAGCGCAAACCGATGCCGTTGTTTTTGTTGTGGAAAGGGATTTTGTATTTTCTGTTGAAAAATCCGGAATATCGTTACCTGATTGGGCCGGTGAGTATCAGTAATAATTATTCGAAGGTGTCGAAAGACCTGATCATTAAATTTATAATGAAGAACCATTTGAACTGGCGAATGGCACAGCATATAAAACCACGCAACAGCTATAAATTTAAAAGCGACAATGTGGATTTGAACCTGCTGATGGAGAATACGGAGCAAGACATTAATAGGCTCGATAAAACAATCGGTGATTTAGATGAACAGAACTCAGGACTTCCGGTGTTGCTGAAGAAATACATTAGACTCAACGCTGAAATTATTGGATTTAATGTAGACCCGAAGTTTAATAACTGTCTCGATGGACTAATTGTTCTCGACGTTTATAATGTGCCTAAAAACACCATCGAGTCGCTCTCGAAAGAAGCGAACGACGGCTCTATTCTCGACCGCTTTTATGGCAGTCGTGAGGTAGAGTAA